Below is a genomic region from Candidatus Bostrichicola ureolyticus.
TATTTCCATCCACAAAAAGGAAAGTATAAAATATATATTATTGATGAAGTTCATATGCTTTCTCAATCGGCTTTTAATGCTTTTCTAAAAACTTTAGAAGAACCACCATCACATATAATATTTATATTAGCTACAACAGAAAAGTACAAAATTTTGCCTACTATAATTTCTCGTTGTCAAGTATATGAATTTAAACGTATATCTACAGTAGATATTCAATTATATTTAAAATCAATTTCAAAAAAAGAAGGAATTAAAGTTACTGATTACATTTTATTTATGATTGCAAAACATGCTAATGGTTCTATTAGGGATGCACTTTCTATTTTTGATAGATTAGTTTCATATTCAGGTAATATTTTAGTTAAAAAAACTGTTGAAGATCAATTAGGTATACTAGATAATGAATATTATTTTAATATAACTGATTTTATTATAAAAAACGATAGTTCAAGAACTTTATTATTATTTTCTAAAATTTTAGAACGTGGATTTTATATTGATTTATTTCTTAATGGTTTAGCTGATCATTTTAGAGAACTTTTTATATCTAAAGATTCAATAACTATTAAATTATTAGAAAATGAAAATATGAAAGAAGATTATTTAAAACAAGCACACCAAATAAATAAAAATTTTTTAATTAATGCTATTGAAATATGTAAAAATGCAGAATATAATTGTAAAAAAAGCCACAATTCTAGATTAGATGCAGAAATTGCTTTAATAAAACTGGCATTATTAAAATATTAATTTTTTTTTTTCATGTTTATATTGAATATTTCAATTAATAATGCAAATATTATTGTTATATAAAACCAATTTTTAGGTATAGTTTCTATATAATTATCAAAAATTCTAAAATTTCCTATTTTAGCAGCTTCTGTTATTAACATTAATCCAATTAATAATAAAAAAGATAATACTAAAATTTGTATAGAAGGATGATTATTTATTATCTTACTAAGATAAGATGAAAACATAAGCATTATTGCAATTGTTATTATTATTGCTATCATAATTAAAAAAATACCATTAATATAACCCAATCCTTTAAAATTAACTATACCTATAGCTGTTAATATGCTATCTAAGGAAAATACAATATCAATAAATACAATTTGTGAAATTGTATTAAATAAATTAGAATTAGATATTTGTATATTATTTTTTTTAATTTTTGTAAAATTATAAATTTCGTAAATACTTTTATAAAGTAAAAAAAATCCTCCTAATAATAAAATTAGGTTTTTAAATGAAAATTCACCTTTTATAAAACCTATATCAAAACTAATTAATGTTTGTTTTAAATGTAAAATACAAGTAATAAGTAAAAGAAGTATTAATCTGAATAACATAGCTAAACTTAAACCTATTATTCGGGCTAAATTTTGTTTATTTTTAGGTAATTTATTCGAAATTATTGATAAAAATAATAAATTATCTATTCCTAAAACAATTTCAAAAAAAATTAACATAAATAAAACAATATATGTATTAGGATTAAATAACATTATTTATTTATTTATATAGATACTCTTTTAAAATTAATAATTTCAATATTTGAATTAATGTTTTTAATATATTCTATTAAAGATATATTATTATTTTTAATAAAAGGTTGATGAGTAAGTACTTTTTCTGAAAAAAAATTATTTATAATAATATTATGGTTATTTTTTTCTTCATTTAATTTTTCTTTTATTTCTTTTTCAATTGTTGATTTATCAACAGTTTTTTCATTTAAAAATATAGGATTCATAGCCACAACTTGCATAGCGACATTTTTATATATATCTTCACAATTTTTAATTTTTGCATAAAATCCTACTAAAGCAGCAATTCTATTTTGATGTGTATAATATGAAATAAATGGAGCTTCTAATTGTTCATATGTTAATACCAATTTTTCTTTAATTATGCCTGCTAATTCTGTTATTTTTTCTATAACATTTAATCCATCATCAAATTTTTTTAACATTAATTCTTCTTTAGAATTGCAATTGTAAATAATTGCTAATTCTGCTATTTCATTTATTAAATTGGTAAATTTTTTATTCCTAGATGCAAAATCTGTTTCTGAATTTAAAGCAATAATTACGCCTTTTTTACGATTATGATTAACTTTAGCAATTACTAATCCTTGATTAGTAATTTTCTTTTTATTTATTATAAATTCTTGTCCCTTTGTTCTTAACAGTTTTATAGCTTGATTCAAATTACCTTTTGTTTGTTCTAATGCTTTCTTACAATTCATTATGCCAGAGCCAGTAATTTGTCTTAATTTACTAATATCATCAATTGATATTTTATACATAAAAAAAAATATTTAAGATTTATTAATGGAAATACCTTCATTAATAGCTTTAGTTAAAAATGATATAATAAATTCAATTGATTTAGAAGAATCATCATTGGCAGGTATAGGATAATCAACATCTTTAGGATTTGAATTAGTATCTACCATTGCAAATATTGGAATATTAAGTTTTTTTGCTTCTTTTACCGCTATATGTTCTTTACGTATATCTACTATAATAATAGCAGAAGGTAGATTATTCATATTAGCAATAGTTCCAAATGTACGATTTAATTTTAATTGTAATCTTTCTATAAGAAGTTGTTCTTTTTTAGAAAGTTTATCATAAATACCTTCCTTTTTATTACGATCAATAGTATTCATTTTTGTAACAGATTTACGTATAGTATATATATTTGTTAATATCCCTCCCAACCAACGTTCTGTTATATAAGGCATTCCTACTTTTTTAGCATAATTAGATATTATATTTTTTCCTTGTTGTTTTGTACAAACAAATAATATTTTTTTTCCAGAAGATGCAATCCTTTTTAAGGGATCCCAAAATTCTATCATATTTTTACGTGTTTTAAATAAATCTATTATATGAATTCCTCTTTTTTCAAAAAAAATATAAGGTTTCATATGTGGATTCCATTTTTCAGTTAAATGTCCAAAATGAACTCTTGCTTTTAATAATTCTTGAATATTTATTTCTGGTATCACTATTTATTAAATTTTAACGTTTTGAAAATTGGAATTTTTTACGTGCTTTTTTTCTACCATATTTTTTTCTTTCTATAATTCGTGAATCACGTGTTAATAATCCTTTAGGTTTTAAAATAGATCTATTTTCTAAATTTACTTTACAAAGTGCACGTGAAATAGCTAATGAAATAGCTTCTGCTTGACTATTAAATCCACCACCAAATACTGTAATTAATATATCATATTTATTTTGGTTATTAGTTAATATAATAGATTTTAAAATTTTGTCAAAAAGTAAATAATGTTTTAAATATTCTTTATAAGAACGTTTATTAATTTTAATATCTCCATGTCCTTCTTTCAAGTAAATTCTAGCCACAGAACATTTTCTTCTTCCTATTGCATGATATATAATATTTTTTTCTTCCATTTAATTATAATAAAATTTTAGGTTTTTGAGCATCATGATTGTGTTTTGATCCTACATATATATATAAATTTTTAAGAAATTGTTTTCTTAACCTATTTTTAGGTAACATACCTTTTATTGATTTTTCCAAAATTTTTTTAGGATTTCTTTTGAATAATTCTTTAAAAAGAATTATTTTTTTTCCTCCAGGATATCCTGTATAAGTAATATATGTTTTATTATTCCATTTTTTTCCAGTTAGTTTAATTTTATCAACATTTATAACAATAATATTGTCTCCTATATTAACATTATTAATAAAATATGGTTTATGTTTTCCTCTTATTAAAATAGCAATTTTTGAAGATAATCTCCCTAGAATTTTATCCGTAGCATCTATAATAAACCATTCTTTTTTAATTGATTTATTATTTGAAATAGTTTTAAAACTTAAAGTATTCATTATATATATAATATTATTATATATAATATTATTATAATTATATATATTATCATTAATAATAAATATTATATATATATATAATATTTTTATTATATATATATATAATATTTATTTATATAAATAAATAATATAAATATATTATATATTAATTATATATAATATATTATTATATATATAAATATATTATATATAATTATATATATAATATATTTATATTATAAAATATTTTAATATTATATGTTATATAAATATATATATATATATATATATAAATATATAATAATTATATATAATAATTATATAAATAATAATTATATATAATAATTATATATATATAAATATATAATAATTATATATAATAATTATATAAATAATAATTATATAATAATTATATATATATAAATATATAATAATTATATATAATAATTATATAAATAATAATTATATAAATAATAATTATATAAATAAATAATAATTATATATAATAATTATATAAATAATAATTATATAAATAATAATTATATATAATAATTATATATATATATATATAAATATATTATGTGACTTTATTAATAAAATAATATTTGTGATTTTGTTATTTAAATGACTTTTATTTAAATGACTTTTTGTCATTAATAATTATTAATAATTTATTAATAATTTTAAAAAAAAATATTTTTTTTACCAATTTGTATATTCTTATGTTATTATTTTTGTTATTATATAAATAATTTTTTAATTGCATGATGATTGGGCATGATGATTGAAAATTAATTATTAATTAATAATAAAATAATATGAGTAAAATTATAGGTATAGATTTAGGTACTACTAATTCGTGTGTTGCTATAATAGAGGGAAAGGATCCCACTGTTATACCTAATTCAGAAGGAAAGAGAACTACACCTTCTACCGTGGCTTTTGTAGAAGGTGGTGAAATAAAAATTGGTGATCCAGCTAAACGTCAAGCTGTTACTAATCCTTCAAAAACAATTTTTTCTATAAAACGTTTTATGGGAAGAAAATTTTCTGAAGTTACTGAAGAAATTAAAAATGTTCCTTATAAAGTAATAAAAGGTAGTAATAATACTCCTAGAGTAAGTATTGATGGCAAATTATATTCTCCTCAAGAAATATCAGCTATGATACTTCAAAAAATGAAAAAAACAGCAGAAGATTATATAGGACATGAAGTAAGTAGAGCAGTAATTACTGTTCCAGCATATTTTAATGATTCCCAACGACAAGCAACTAAAGAAGCTGGAGAAATAGCTGGATTAAAAGTTGAACGTATTATTAATGAACCTACTGCAGCTGCATTAGCTTATGGTATAGATAAACATAAAGAATCTAAAAAAATAGTGGTATATGATTTGGGAGGAGGAACTTTTGATATTTCAATATTAGAATTAGCTGATGGTGTCTTTGAAGTTCTTTCAACTAATGGAGATACACATTTAGGAGGTGATGATTTTGATAGTGTTATTATTAATTGGTTGTCTATGACATTTAAAAATCAAGAAGGTATAGATCTTCGTAAAGATCCTATTGCACATCAACGTTTAAAAGAAGCTGCAGAAAAGGCGAAAATTGAACTATCTTCAAGTATGCAAACTGAAATTAATTTACCTTATATAACTGCTACAGCTTCTGGTCCTAAACATTTAATACAAACACTTACAAGAGCTAAATTTGAACAACTTTCTGAAAAATTAATTAATCGTTCTATGGAACCTTGCAAAAAAGCTCTAGATGCGGCAGGATTAAAAGCTAAAGATATTGATGAAGTAATTTTAGTAGGTGGCTCGACACGTATACCTAAAATACAAAAAGAAGTAGAAATTTTTTTTGGTAAACAACCATCTAAAGGAGTAAATCCTGATGAAGTGGTAGCTATTGGTGCTGCTATTCAAGGAGGTGTATTAACTGGTGATGTAAAAGATGTTCTTTTATTAGATGTCACTCCATTATCTTTAGGAATAGAAACTTTAGGAGGAGTTTTTACTAAATTAATAGAATCTAATACAACTATTCCTACAAAAAAATCAGAAATATTTTCTACTGCTACAGATAATCAACCAGCTGTTACTATACGTGTAGGACAAGGTGAACGTTCTATGTTCAATGATAATAAAGAAATTGGACGTTTTGACTTAGTGGATATTCCACCTGCTCCAAGAGGTACTCCTCAAATTGAGGTTACTTTTGATATTGATGCTAATGGTATTTTAAATGTTTATGCTAAAGATAAAGCTACAGGAAAAGAGCAATCTATTCGTATAGAAGCTTCATCAGGGTTAAGTAAAGAAGAAATTGAAAAAATGAAACTAGAAGCAAAGGAAAATGCTGAAAAAGATAAAAAAATAAAAGAAGAAGTTGAAAAATTAAATTCTGCTGATAGTTTAATATTTAATAGTGAAAAACAATTAAAAGAATATGGAGATAAAATTTCAGAAAATAATAAAAAAAATATTGAAGAATCAATAAAAAAACTTAAATCTGCATATAATGATAAAAATTTATCTATGATAGATGAAGCTACAAAAGAAGTAAACGAAGCTTTTTCAGCTGCTTCTAAAGAAATTTATGAAGCTCAACAAGCTCAACAAGCTCAACAAGCTCAACAAGCTCAACAAGCTCAACAAGCTCAACAAGCTGAAACAAATGATTCTTCAAAAAAAACTGATTCTAAAAAAAATGAAAATGTACAAGATGTTGATTTTGAAGAAGTTAAATAAATAAATAAATAAATACTAAATAAATACATAAATGTATTTATGTATTTATTTAGTCATTTAAAAATTGGGCTTTATTTTTAATAAAACGTAAACGAATATTATCTAATTTTCCATTACGATGTTTAGCAATAATTATTTCAGCTTGATCTTTGCAAGTATCAGTATTAAAACCATAATATTCAGGTCTATAAATAAAAGAAACAATATCAGCATCTTGCTCAATTGCACCTGATTCTCGTAAATCAGATAATAATGGACGTTTATTTCCTCCCCTAGATTCTACGGCACGAGATAATTGAGATATAGCTATTATAGGTATATTAAGTTCTTTAGCAATAGATTTTAAACTTCTAGAAATTATTGATATTTCTTGTTCACGATTAATAGTGTTTTTATTACAAGTCATTAATTGTAAATAATCAATCATAATAAGACGTACACCATATTGAGAGACTAAAATACGAGATTTAGAACGTAAATCGAATATTGAAAGTGCTGGAGTATCATCTATATAAAATGGAGATTGTTCTATTTTTTTTATTTTTTGATTAAGTAATTTCCATTCTAAATCAGATAAATTAGCTTTTTTTAATTTATTAATTGATAAATCAGTTTGATATGCAATCAATCTATTAATTAATTGTATAGAAGACATTTCTAATGAAAAGAATGCTATAGGTATTTTATTATATACAGAAATATTATTAGCCATAGATAATATAAATGCTGTTTTTCCCATTCCAGGACGTGCTGCAAATATAATTAATTCAGAATTTTGCCAACCTGAAGTAATATCATCTATTTTAGAAAAACCAGAAGGTATACCACTCAATCCATTATTATTAAGTGATGCTATTTTTTTCATTTTATCTATAGATTCTAAAATAATTGATTGTACATGTTCAAATTTTTTTTTACTTAAATTATTATAAGTAATTTCAAAAAATTTTGATTCAGCATAATCAAGTAATTCAAAAATATCTGTAGTTTCATCGTATGATTTTTCTATTATTTCATAAGAAATATTTATAAGACTTCTTAAGATAAATTTGTATTTTATAATACTGCTATGATATTCAATATGTGCGGAAGAAACTACTTTTTGG
It encodes:
- the dnaX gene encoding DNA polymerase III subunit gamma/tau, producing the protein MISSIKYRPTEFEYVIGQEIITETLKKAINKKRLAKALLFCGPPGVGKTTCARIVAKKINEPLEDYNLNIIELDAASNNSIEDIRNIIDKIYFHPQKGKYKIYIIDEVHMLSQSAFNAFLKTLEEPPSHIIFILATTEKYKILPTIISRCQVYEFKRISTVDIQLYLKSISKKEGIKVTDYILFMIAKHANGSIRDALSIFDRLVSYSGNILVKKTVEDQLGILDNEYYFNITDFIIKNDSSRTLLLFSKILERGFYIDLFLNGLADHFRELFISKDSITIKLLENENMKEDYLKQAHQINKNFLINAIEICKNAEYNCKKSHNSRLDAEIALIKLALLKY
- a CDS encoding TerC family protein, whose product is MLFNPNTYIVLFMLIFFEIVLGIDNLLFLSIISNKLPKNKQNLARIIGLSLAMLFRLILLLLITCILHLKQTLISFDIGFIKGEFSFKNLILLLGGFFLLYKSIYEIYNFTKIKKNNIQISNSNLFNTISQIVFIDIVFSLDSILTAIGIVNFKGLGYINGIFLIMIAIIITIAIMLMFSSYLSKIINNHPSIQILVLSFLLLIGLMLITEAAKIGNFRIFDNYIETIPKNWFYITIIFALLIEIFNINMKKKN
- the tsf gene encoding translation elongation factor Ts, encoding MYKISIDDISKLRQITGSGIMNCKKALEQTKGNLNQAIKLLRTKGQEFIINKKKITNQGLVIAKVNHNRKKGVIIALNSETDFASRNKKFTNLINEIAELAIIYNCNSKEELMLKKFDDGLNVIEKITELAGIIKEKLVLTYEQLEAPFISYYTHQNRIAALVGFYAKIKNCEDIYKNVAMQVVAMNPIFLNEKTVDKSTIEKEIKEKLNEEKNNHNIIINNFFSEKVLTHQPFIKNNNISLIEYIKNINSNIEIINFKRVSI
- the rpsB gene encoding 30S ribosomal protein S2 translates to MIPEINIQELLKARVHFGHLTEKWNPHMKPYIFFEKRGIHIIDLFKTRKNMIEFWDPLKRIASSGKKILFVCTKQQGKNIISNYAKKVGMPYITERWLGGILTNIYTIRKSVTKMNTIDRNKKEGIYDKLSKKEQLLIERLQLKLNRTFGTIANMNNLPSAIIIVDIRKEHIAVKEAKKLNIPIFAMVDTNSNPKDVDYPIPANDDSSKSIEFIISFLTKAINEGISINKS
- the rpsI gene encoding 30S ribosomal protein S9; its protein translation is MEEKNIIYHAIGRRKCSVARIYLKEGHGDIKINKRSYKEYLKHYLLFDKILKSIILTNNQNKYDILITVFGGGFNSQAEAISLAISRALCKVNLENRSILKPKGLLTRDSRIIERKKYGRKKARKKFQFSKR
- the rplM gene encoding 50S ribosomal protein L13; this translates as MNTLSFKTISNNKSIKKEWFIIDATDKILGRLSSKIAILIRGKHKPYFINNVNIGDNIIVINVDKIKLTGKKWNNKTYITYTGYPGGKKIILFKELFKRNPKKILEKSIKGMLPKNRLRKQFLKNLYIYVGSKHNHDAQKPKILL
- the dnaK gene encoding molecular chaperone DnaK, encoding MSKIIGIDLGTTNSCVAIIEGKDPTVIPNSEGKRTTPSTVAFVEGGEIKIGDPAKRQAVTNPSKTIFSIKRFMGRKFSEVTEEIKNVPYKVIKGSNNTPRVSIDGKLYSPQEISAMILQKMKKTAEDYIGHEVSRAVITVPAYFNDSQRQATKEAGEIAGLKVERIINEPTAAALAYGIDKHKESKKIVVYDLGGGTFDISILELADGVFEVLSTNGDTHLGGDDFDSVIINWLSMTFKNQEGIDLRKDPIAHQRLKEAAEKAKIELSSSMQTEINLPYITATASGPKHLIQTLTRAKFEQLSEKLINRSMEPCKKALDAAGLKAKDIDEVILVGGSTRIPKIQKEVEIFFGKQPSKGVNPDEVVAIGAAIQGGVLTGDVKDVLLLDVTPLSLGIETLGGVFTKLIESNTTIPTKKSEIFSTATDNQPAVTIRVGQGERSMFNDNKEIGRFDLVDIPPAPRGTPQIEVTFDIDANGILNVYAKDKATGKEQSIRIEASSGLSKEEIEKMKLEAKENAEKDKKIKEEVEKLNSADSLIFNSEKQLKEYGDKISENNKKNIEESIKKLKSAYNDKNLSMIDEATKEVNEAFSAASKEIYEAQQAQQAQQAQQAQQAQQAQQAETNDSSKKTDSKKNENVQDVDFEEVK
- the dnaB gene encoding replicative DNA helicase, encoding MDKNLKIPPQALELEEIVLGAIMIDQKGLYKIIDILSPEMFYNTKHKEIYRVILQLFHNSEPIDLYTISNKLRQLGKIKIIGDEYYLIKLTQKVVSSAHIEYHSSIIKYKFILRSLINISYEIIEKSYDETTDIFELLDYAESKFFEITYNNLSKKKFEHVQSIILESIDKMKKIASLNNNGLSGIPSGFSKIDDITSGWQNSELIIFAARPGMGKTAFILSMANNISVYNKIPIAFFSLEMSSIQLINRLIAYQTDLSINKLKKANLSDLEWKLLNQKIKKIEQSPFYIDDTPALSIFDLRSKSRILVSQYGVRLIMIDYLQLMTCNKNTINREQEISIISRSLKSIAKELNIPIIAISQLSRAVESRGGNKRPLLSDLRESGAIEQDADIVSFIYRPEYYGFNTDTCKDQAEIIIAKHRNGKLDNIRLRFIKNKAQFLND